In Desulfoferula mesophila, the genomic window ACCGCGACCTGGTCTTCAACGCCGACCTGTTGGTGCTGGCCAGCGCGGTGGTCAGCCACCGCGACGAGGCCCTGGCCCAGATGTTCAAGATCTCCCTGGACCAGGACGGCTGGTTCCTGGAGGCCCACGTCAAGCTGCGTCCGGTGGACTTTGCCACCGACGGGGTGTTCATGGCCGGTCTGGCCCACTATCCCAAGCCCATGGAAGAGGCGGTGGCCCAGGCCCAGGCCGCGGTGTCGCGGGCGGTGACCGTGCTCTCCAAGGGCGAGATGTGGCTGCCGGGCACCGTGGCGGTGATCGACCAGAACAAGTGCGTGGGCTGCGGGGTGTGCTGGACGGTATGCCCCTTCAAGGCCATCGACCAGGACGAAAACGGCCTGGCCGTGGTGAACGAGGCCCTGTGCAAGGGCTGCGGCACCTGCGTGGCCTCCTGCCGCTCGGGCGCGCCCAACCTGCGCGGCTTCTCCAATCAAGACGTACTGGCCCAAATCAGCACCATGCTGCTGGGCTGACGGGAGCGGTAATACGATGAGTCCCAACGAAAGCTTCGAGCCGCGCATCGCGGCCTTCTTCTGCAACTGGTGCACCTATGGCGGCGCCGACCTGGCCGGGGTGAGCCGCCTGCAATATCCTCCCAACATCCGCGCCATCCGCATCCCCTGCACCGGCCGCCTCAGCCCCAGCTTCGTGCTGCAGGCCTTTCGCCAAGGGGCCGACGGCGTGTGGATCAGCGGCTGCCACCCCGGCGACTGCCATTACATCGAGGGCAACCTCTATGCCCGCCGCCGTTTCACCGTGCTCAAGAACCTGCTGGAGTACGTGGGCCTGGAGCCCGGCCGCCTGCACTTCTCCTGGATCTCGTCGGCCGAGGCCACCAAGTTCCAGCAAACGGTCATCGAGGTGACCGAGGCGGTCAAGGCCCTGGGGCCCAACCAATTCCTGCGCAAAGACATAGGCATAGTGGCCTGATGGACAACAAAGACATTGCCCAAGCCATCCGCGAGGCGGCCTCCCGCCTCCTGGCCGAGGGGGCGGTCGATTGCGTGATCGGCTACGAGGCAGGGACCCTGCCCATGCGCGAGCGCCCCTTTTTCGCCTACACCCCGGAGGAGGCCCAGCGCCTCACCTGGACCGGCTTCTGCTGTAACAACCTGGCCAATTTCCTGGTGCGCCGGCCCCAGGGCGAGGCGGGCAAGGTGGCCGTGGTGGCCCAGGGCTGCGTCAGCCGCAGCATCGTGGGGCTCATCAAGGAGCACCAGATCACCCGCGAGCAGGTGCACGTCATCGGGGTGGCCAGCCCCGGCATGCTGGACCGGGACAAGGTGCAGGCCCTGGTGGGCCCGGAAAAGGTGATCACCGCGGTGAGCGAGGAGGGCGAGGACCTCTTGGTGGAGGGCCCCGGCTGGCAGGAGCGCCTGCCGCGCAAAAAGGTGATGCGCGACAACTGCTACACCTGCGTGCAGCGCAACCCGGTGATCCACGACGACATGATCGGCGAGGAAAGCGAGCCCACCCACGGCGGGCAAATCGACAAGGTGGCCGCGCCCTGGGAAAAGCTCGACACCGCCGGGCGTCTGGCCGCCTTTGCCGAAAACTACCAGGACTGTATCCGCTGCTACGCCTGCCGCGATGCCTGCCCGTTGTGCTATTGCCACGTGTGCTTCGTGGACGAGTCCCAGCCCCAGTGGTGCGGCAAAACCCAGGACGGCTCCGACGTGCTCACCTATCATCTGCTCCGGGCCTTTCACTGCGCCGGCCGCTGTACTGATTGCGGGGCCTGTGAGAGCGCCTGCCCCCAGGGCATCAAGGTGCGCCGCCTGACCAGCAAGATAGAAAAGGACGTGCGCGAGCTCTACGGCTACGCCCCAGGCCTGGATGAAAAGTCAGTGCCTCCGCTCAGCGCCCACAAGCCGGACGACCCTCAGGGGTTTATCAAGTAAAAGGAGCCAGCCATGTCCGACAAGATACTCAACAAGGACCAGGCCGCCTCCTTTTTGGCCGAGTTGGGCCGGGAACGCGACCTCTTCGCCCCGGCCGTGAGCCAGGGCAAGGTGGTCTGGGCCCCCCTGGAGCCCGGCCAAGAGCCGCTCTGGCGGTTCAGCAACACCGCCCTGAGCCCCAAGGAGTTTTTCTTCCCCCAGACCGAGTGCCTGATGCGCTTCAAGAACCGCCAAGACGGCGAGGAGGGCATGATCATGCACCCGGAGCCCGAGCTGGCCCGGGAGCGGGCGCTGGTCAACATGCGCCCCTGCGACGCCAAGGCCTTTGGCGTGCTGGATCTGATCTTCTGCCAGGACCAGATGACCGACGATCCCTATTGGCGCGACAAGCGCGAGAAGTCGCTGATCGTGGCCCTGGCCTGCAACGATCCCTGTCCCACCTGCTTTTGCACCTCCATGAACTGCGGGCCCCACGCCGAAGCCGGGGCCGACGTGCTCCTGGTGGATCTGGGCGAGAGGCTGCTGGCCAAGGGGGTGAGCGACAAGGGCCGGGAGGCCATCGCCGCCCTGCCCGAGGCGGACGAGGCAGACCTGGCCGCCGCGGAGGGGGCCAAGCAAAAGGCCGAGGCGGCCATCACCACCCAGGTGGCCATGGATAACATCGGGGGGCGCGAGGTGATGGAGCTCTACGAGGCCAAGCACTGGGACCGGGTGCATGAGTCCTGCCTCAACTGCGGCACCTGCACCTTTTTCTGCCCCACCTGCCACTGCTTCGACATCCAGGACGAGACCCAGGGTGAGCAGGGCCGCCGGGTGCGCAACTGGGACTATTGCATGAGTTGGCTGTTTACCCAGCACGGCAGCGGGCACAACCCGCGCGGCGCCAAGAAGGACCGGGTGCGCCAGCGCTTCATGCACAAGTTCTCCTACATCCCACTCAAGCGCGGCGGCGAGATCGGCTGCGTGGGTTGCGGCCGCTGCGTGCAGCAGTGCCCGGTGAACATCGACGTGCGCGAAGTCGTGCGCGATATGAACGCTTGAGGCCGTCCCGGCGAAAGAAAGGCTCGACCATGCCTAATCCATACGTCCCTTATCCGGTCAAGATCAGCGAAAGCTTGGTGGAGACCGAGGACAAGCAACTCAAATCCTTTTGGCTGGATTTTCTGGACCCGGACCATGCCCAGGCCTTTGACTACACCCCCGGCCAGTTCGCCGAACTGAGCGTCTCGGGCTACGGCGAAATCCCCATCGGCATCGCCTCCAGCCCCACCGAGGGCGACACCCTGCTGTTCACGGTGAACAAGGTGGGGGTGGTTAGCAACCGGCTCCACCAGATGGCCCAGGGTGACATCATGGGAGTGCGCGGCCCCCTGGGCAACAGCTACCCCCTGGAGGAGATGCGGGGCAAGAACATCGTCATCGTGGCCGGCGGCTTCGCGGTGACCACCTTGCGGGCCACGGTGACCTGGCTGTTGGACCCGGCCCATCGCGGCGACTACGGCGACATCGACTTCATCTACGGCGCGCGCACCCCCGGCCTACTGCTCTACGAGCCGCAGTGGCGTGATTGGCAGCAGCGCGACGACATCAACTGCCACGTAACCATCGACCGCGAGGCACAGGGCTGGGACGGCATGGTGGGCTTCGTGCCCTCGGTGTGCGAGCAGGTGGCCCCCTCGCCGGACAACGCGGTGGCCCTCATCTGCGGCCCGCCGGTGATGATCCGCTTCACCCAGCCGGTGTTCGACAAGCTGGGCTGGCAGTCCGAGCAGATCGTGATGAGCCTGGAGAACCGCATGAAGTGCGGCATCGGCATCTGCGGACGCTGCAACGTAGGGCCCGAGTACGTGTGCAAGGACGGCCCGGTGTTCACCAAGGCCCAACTGGAGCGCCTGCCGGCCGAGTACTAGGCCGCCCGGCGCCGGAGCGGAGTGGTGTGTGCTAACCTGGGGCCAAACCCCCGCGGGAGAGAGCCATGCGCCCCTTGTACTTTGACTACAACGCCACCACTCCCATACTGCCCCGGGTCT contains:
- a CDS encoding hydrogenase iron-sulfur subunit — encoded protein: MSPNESFEPRIAAFFCNWCTYGGADLAGVSRLQYPPNIRAIRIPCTGRLSPSFVLQAFRQGADGVWISGCHPGDCHYIEGNLYARRRFTVLKNLLEYVGLEPGRLHFSWISSAEATKFQQTVIEVTEAVKALGPNQFLRKDIGIVA
- a CDS encoding 4Fe-4S ferredoxin yields the protein MDNKDIAQAIREAASRLLAEGAVDCVIGYEAGTLPMRERPFFAYTPEEAQRLTWTGFCCNNLANFLVRRPQGEAGKVAVVAQGCVSRSIVGLIKEHQITREQVHVIGVASPGMLDRDKVQALVGPEKVITAVSEEGEDLLVEGPGWQERLPRKKVMRDNCYTCVQRNPVIHDDMIGEESEPTHGGQIDKVAAPWEKLDTAGRLAAFAENYQDCIRCYACRDACPLCYCHVCFVDESQPQWCGKTQDGSDVLTYHLLRAFHCAGRCTDCGACESACPQGIKVRRLTSKIEKDVRELYGYAPGLDEKSVPPLSAHKPDDPQGFIK
- a CDS encoding 4Fe-4S dicluster domain-containing protein; translation: MSDKILNKDQAASFLAELGRERDLFAPAVSQGKVVWAPLEPGQEPLWRFSNTALSPKEFFFPQTECLMRFKNRQDGEEGMIMHPEPELARERALVNMRPCDAKAFGVLDLIFCQDQMTDDPYWRDKREKSLIVALACNDPCPTCFCTSMNCGPHAEAGADVLLVDLGERLLAKGVSDKGREAIAALPEADEADLAAAEGAKQKAEAAITTQVAMDNIGGREVMELYEAKHWDRVHESCLNCGTCTFFCPTCHCFDIQDETQGEQGRRVRNWDYCMSWLFTQHGSGHNPRGAKKDRVRQRFMHKFSYIPLKRGGEIGCVGCGRCVQQCPVNIDVREVVRDMNA
- a CDS encoding FAD/NAD(P)-binding protein — encoded protein: MPNPYVPYPVKISESLVETEDKQLKSFWLDFLDPDHAQAFDYTPGQFAELSVSGYGEIPIGIASSPTEGDTLLFTVNKVGVVSNRLHQMAQGDIMGVRGPLGNSYPLEEMRGKNIVIVAGGFAVTTLRATVTWLLDPAHRGDYGDIDFIYGARTPGLLLYEPQWRDWQQRDDINCHVTIDREAQGWDGMVGFVPSVCEQVAPSPDNAVALICGPPVMIRFTQPVFDKLGWQSEQIVMSLENRMKCGIGICGRCNVGPEYVCKDGPVFTKAQLERLPAEY